One segment of Streptomyces sp. YIM 121038 DNA contains the following:
- a CDS encoding phage portal protein, producing MAFVVSSGDLATTGAGVLPAYAPMTYRAAPWEYETIWRTQPQVRTVIAFLARNIAQLGVHVYRRVSDTDRERLTLHPLAQLLNTPLLGMTTYRFIERLVSDIALYDNWYGIKLKLNGQLQILPVPPTLIRPYGGNWIRPKHFETAGGRDFGVDEVVHIHGYSPTDLTYGESPIESLRDLLLESSEASKQRRHMWKSGARLTGVLVRPADAPDWSPDDKRRFREMWRSFADGGGAEGGTPILEDGMTYDKVGFNPEQAQYIEARKLTREEVSAAYFIPPPLIGILDHATYSNIKEQHSHLYQDTLGPWTVMIQQEFAAQILPDLEGTPGEYGDVYCEFNIAEKMRGDFESQAAAASTATGGPWMTRNEQRARFNLPRVEGGDELIVPMNVTEGGLASPRDTAPDAVDAVPKARGLPRRKASGRPSSIGSFASERDALQQTLTAFTERQSTALLVAAGAKAAEGQALPDLLALWAAGSEDRLAQLQALLAHHGYRLAQVGAWEVLDVWNEEAEGWSAEVMLAWILAAAETHAAQHEEAGREAVAQVQEEGGEGWREALQSAAVAWGTAAAARALTASTELRSFGGHDAAGASGLTRKVWRTGGKNPRASHRAQDGEAVALDDVFSNGLRWPGDGKGRTEELVNCNCTLDYAKEE from the coding sequence ATGGCGTTCGTGGTCTCCTCCGGTGATCTCGCCACCACCGGCGCCGGGGTGCTGCCCGCGTACGCGCCGATGACCTACCGGGCGGCGCCGTGGGAGTACGAGACGATCTGGCGCACCCAGCCCCAGGTCCGCACGGTGATCGCGTTCCTGGCGCGGAACATCGCCCAGCTCGGTGTGCACGTCTACCGGCGGGTGAGCGATACCGACCGGGAGCGGCTCACGCTGCACCCGCTCGCGCAGCTGCTCAACACCCCGCTGCTCGGCATGACGACGTACCGGTTCATCGAGCGGCTCGTCTCGGACATCGCGCTGTACGACAACTGGTACGGGATCAAGCTGAAGCTCAACGGGCAGTTGCAGATCCTGCCGGTGCCGCCCACGCTGATCCGCCCCTACGGGGGCAACTGGATCCGGCCCAAGCACTTCGAGACCGCGGGCGGGCGGGACTTCGGGGTGGACGAGGTCGTCCACATCCACGGCTACTCGCCCACTGACCTCACGTACGGCGAGTCGCCCATCGAGTCCCTGCGCGACCTGCTGCTGGAGTCCTCCGAGGCGTCCAAGCAGCGACGGCACATGTGGAAGTCCGGGGCTCGCCTCACCGGTGTCCTGGTCCGGCCAGCCGACGCGCCGGACTGGTCGCCGGACGACAAGCGCCGCTTCCGCGAGATGTGGCGCTCCTTCGCCGACGGCGGCGGCGCCGAGGGCGGTACGCCGATCCTCGAGGACGGCATGACCTACGACAAGGTCGGCTTCAACCCCGAGCAGGCGCAGTACATCGAGGCCAGGAAGCTGACCCGCGAGGAGGTCTCCGCGGCGTACTTCATCCCGCCGCCGCTGATCGGGATCCTGGATCACGCCACGTACAGCAACATCAAGGAGCAGCACAGCCACCTCTACCAGGACACCCTCGGTCCGTGGACGGTGATGATCCAGCAGGAGTTCGCGGCGCAGATCCTGCCCGACCTGGAGGGCACACCGGGCGAGTACGGCGATGTGTACTGCGAGTTCAACATCGCGGAGAAGATGCGCGGCGACTTCGAGAGCCAGGCGGCCGCGGCGTCGACCGCTACGGGCGGGCCGTGGATGACTCGGAACGAACAGCGGGCCCGCTTCAACCTGCCGCGCGTTGAGGGCGGCGACGAGCTGATCGTGCCGATGAACGTCACCGAGGGCGGCCTCGCCAGCCCCAGGGATACGGCGCCGGATGCGGTGGACGCGGTCCCAAAAGCGCGCGGCCTGCCGCGTAGGAAAGCCTCCGGCAGGCCGTCATCGATCGGGTCCTTCGCCAGCGAGCGGGACGCGCTGCAGCAGACGCTCACCGCGTTCACCGAGCGGCAGAGCACCGCGCTGCTGGTGGCGGCCGGGGCGAAGGCCGCCGAGGGGCAGGCGCTGCCGGACCTGCTGGCGCTGTGGGCGGCCGGGTCCGAGGACCGGCTCGCGCAGCTGCAGGCTCTGCTGGCCCACCACGGCTACCGCCTCGCGCAGGTGGGGGCGTGGGAGGTCCTCGACGTCTGGAACGAGGAGGCCGAGGGTTGGTCGGCCGAGGTGATGCTCGCCTGGATCCTCGCGGCTGCTGAGACGCATGCGGCGCAGCACGAGGAGGCCGGACGGGAGGCCGTCGCCCAGGTGCAGGAGGAGGGCGGCGAGGGCTGGCGGGAGGCCCTGCAGTCGGCTGCGGTCGCGTGGGGCACCGCGGCTGCGGCACGGGCGCTCACCGCCTCCACCGAACTCCGCTCCTTCGGCGGCCACGACGCGGCCGGCGCGTCCGGGCTGACGCGGAAGGTCTGGCGCACGGGCGGCAAGAACCCGCGGGCCTCCCACCGCGCACAGGATGGCGAGGCCGTGGCGCTGGATGACGTGTTCTCCAACGGGCTGCGCTGGCCGGGCGACGGCAAGGGCCGCACCGAGGAGCTCGTGAACTGCAACTGCACTCTCGACTACGCGAAGGAGGAGTGA
- a CDS encoding terminase TerL endonuclease subunit, producing MLARLKLSREVAWYLVERGIPLPDCPPKVITPSPGEAPGAVFDPARVDRVLRSFHLLRHTQGKWAGRPLDPDPWQVAYILAPVFGWVRWDDEAEGYVRVVRKLYVDVPRRNGKTTLSGGIAVYLMAADGEPGAQVYAAATSEKQARFTFDPIRQIAERAPALKGNVKAFTKKITHPASGSYFTVVSSVAEAMHGANVHGGIIDELHVHKSPDLVETIETGTGSRRQPLVVIITTADDGKQESIYDRRRQYVEQLARRSLHDPDTYGVVWGADEGDDPFAEETMRKANPGYGVSPSAAYLRGAAAEAQQSPADLAKYLRLHLGIRTKQSTRFLRLEDWDANAGLVDEQAFAGRETWGGLDLASTSDLCALCWLFPDDSDGTLDALWRFWTPEDNLRALDKRTAGAASRWVREGFLVATPGNVADYDFIREQVRRDRDTFRVRSLGYDPWNASQLTNDLISERAPMVKVRQGFLTMSPSLKAIQRLVLQGTPEAPALRHGGHPVVRWCVDNLAVAMDPAGNVKPDKANSGDKIDGVSALATAMSEILARPPRRKSRYADEDEIMVV from the coding sequence TTGCTGGCGCGGCTGAAGCTGTCGCGTGAGGTCGCCTGGTACCTGGTGGAGCGCGGGATCCCGCTGCCTGACTGCCCGCCCAAGGTGATCACGCCGTCGCCCGGTGAGGCGCCCGGGGCCGTGTTCGATCCGGCCCGCGTCGACCGGGTGCTGCGCTCCTTCCACCTGCTGCGGCACACGCAGGGCAAATGGGCGGGCCGGCCGCTGGACCCGGACCCGTGGCAGGTCGCGTACATCCTGGCGCCCGTCTTCGGCTGGGTGCGGTGGGACGACGAGGCCGAGGGCTACGTGCGGGTCGTCCGCAAGCTGTACGTGGACGTGCCCCGGCGCAACGGGAAGACCACCCTCAGCGGCGGCATCGCGGTGTACCTGATGGCGGCGGACGGGGAGCCGGGCGCACAGGTGTACGCGGCGGCCACGTCGGAGAAGCAGGCGCGGTTCACGTTCGATCCGATCCGACAGATCGCCGAGCGGGCGCCCGCGCTGAAGGGCAACGTCAAGGCGTTCACGAAGAAGATCACGCACCCGGCGTCCGGCTCGTACTTCACCGTCGTCTCGTCGGTGGCCGAGGCGATGCACGGCGCGAACGTGCACGGCGGGATCATCGACGAGCTGCACGTCCACAAGTCCCCGGACCTGGTGGAGACGATCGAGACCGGTACCGGCTCGCGTCGTCAGCCGCTGGTCGTGATCATCACTACAGCGGACGACGGCAAGCAGGAGTCGATCTACGACCGGCGCCGTCAGTACGTCGAGCAGCTCGCCCGCCGGTCGTTGCACGATCCGGACACGTACGGCGTGGTGTGGGGCGCGGACGAGGGTGATGATCCGTTCGCCGAGGAGACGATGCGCAAGGCGAATCCCGGCTACGGGGTGAGCCCGAGCGCGGCGTATCTGCGGGGCGCGGCGGCGGAGGCGCAGCAGTCACCGGCGGACCTGGCGAAGTACCTGCGGCTGCACCTGGGGATCCGCACGAAGCAGTCCACCAGGTTCTTGCGGCTGGAGGACTGGGATGCGAACGCGGGCCTGGTCGACGAGCAGGCCTTCGCCGGGCGGGAGACGTGGGGCGGCCTGGACCTGGCCAGCACCAGCGACCTGTGTGCGCTGTGCTGGCTGTTCCCCGACGACAGCGACGGCACGCTCGATGCGCTGTGGCGGTTCTGGACGCCGGAGGACAACCTGCGGGCCCTGGACAAGCGGACGGCGGGGGCGGCCTCGCGGTGGGTGCGTGAGGGCTTCCTGGTGGCGACGCCGGGCAACGTCGCGGACTACGACTTTATCCGCGAGCAGGTCCGCCGGGACCGGGACACCTTCCGGGTCCGCTCGCTGGGCTACGACCCGTGGAACGCCTCGCAGTTGACGAACGACTTGATCAGTGAGCGGGCGCCGATGGTGAAGGTCCGCCAGGGCTTTCTGACCATGTCGCCGTCGCTGAAGGCGATTCAGCGGCTGGTGCTGCAGGGCACGCCTGAGGCTCCGGCGCTGCGGCACGGCGGGCATCCGGTCGTGCGCTGGTGCGTGGACAACCTGGCCGTGGCGATGGATCCGGCCGGGAACGTGAAGCCGGACAAGGCCAACAGCGGCGACAAGATCGATGGTGTGTCGGCGCTGGCCACCGCCATGTCGGAGATCCTCGCCCGCCCGCCGCGGCGGAAGTCGAGGTACGCGGACGAGGACGAGATCATGGTCGTGTGA
- a CDS encoding phage terminase small subunit P27 family has translation MAKASEPAPLRLLKGRSEGRDSGGRPVPAVPTFKRVAPAPPEWLSAEARAEWDRVVPELARLDLLKENDRAGLAAYCEAWATFREATEAVQREGLTIEAKQGTLAHPAVAIARNAGRELRTWAAHFGLTPSTEQGLSRGGGDDVGDDNPFAGSG, from the coding sequence ATGGCCAAGGCTTCCGAGCCTGCCCCGCTGCGGCTGCTAAAAGGCAGGTCAGAGGGCCGCGACTCCGGCGGGCGGCCGGTCCCGGCCGTGCCGACGTTCAAGCGCGTCGCCCCGGCCCCGCCTGAGTGGCTGTCGGCGGAGGCGCGCGCGGAGTGGGACCGGGTGGTGCCGGAGCTGGCGCGGCTGGACCTGCTGAAGGAGAACGACCGGGCGGGGCTGGCCGCGTACTGCGAGGCGTGGGCGACGTTCAGGGAGGCGACGGAGGCGGTGCAGCGGGAGGGCCTGACGATCGAGGCGAAGCAGGGCACCCTCGCGCACCCGGCGGTCGCGATCGCCCGGAACGCGGGGAGGGAGTTGCGGACGTGGGCCGCGCACTTCGGCCTGACGCCCTCCACGGAGCAGGGGCTGAGCCGGGGCGGGGGCGATGACGTTGGGGACGACAACCCGTTCGCCGGGTCGGGGTAG
- a CDS encoding HNH endonuclease: MPYAPPSRCTDPECHEYATKGSRCDDHQPIPWRGRDNKAERYGISSGEWRSLKAKITRRDHGCCYLCGAESPDPEQYDEGDRTTWPHELDHVIPISEGGARRDLDNLGLACVTCHEAKSKAEAARANARRRKAR; this comes from the coding sequence ATGCCGTACGCCCCGCCCTCCCGCTGCACCGACCCCGAGTGCCACGAGTACGCCACCAAAGGATCACGCTGCGACGACCACCAGCCCATCCCCTGGCGAGGACGCGACAACAAGGCCGAGCGCTACGGCATCAGCTCAGGCGAGTGGCGATCACTCAAGGCCAAGATCACACGACGTGATCACGGCTGCTGCTACCTCTGCGGCGCCGAGTCGCCCGACCCCGAGCAGTACGACGAAGGCGACCGCACCACCTGGCCACACGAGCTCGACCACGTCATCCCCATCAGCGAAGGCGGAGCACGCCGCGACCTCGACAACCTCGGCCTGGCCTGCGTGACGTGTCACGAGGCCAAGAGCAAGGCCGAGGCCGCACGAGCCAACGCACGGCGCCGCAAGGCCCGCTGA
- a CDS encoding helix-turn-helix domain-containing protein translates to MEYPSLPPGLLTTTQAATACGVRPATIRDWIRRGILHRAGGSPRRPYYRIDDITTARAAAKPTRPGQRSEAA, encoded by the coding sequence ATGGAGTATCCGTCCCTGCCCCCAGGCCTCCTCACCACCACCCAGGCCGCCACAGCCTGCGGCGTCCGCCCGGCCACCATCCGCGACTGGATACGCCGCGGCATCCTCCACCGCGCAGGCGGAAGCCCCCGCCGCCCCTACTACCGCATCGACGACATCACCACCGCACGAGCAGCAGCCAAGCCCACCCGCCCAGGCCAACGCAGCGAAGCCGCTTGA
- a CDS encoding DUF6221 family protein — MDDLVQWLRAQLDEDERIARAARGVEFCKDGRWVTRGPFEEGLGGIHSEAGEAILGEEENVPFAVADHASRHDPARVLREIGAKRDLLRVAKAARDYHETFTSGFASALEGTLRLFALAYADRPGYREEWRP; from the coding sequence GTGGATGATCTCGTGCAGTGGCTGCGCGCCCAGCTCGACGAGGACGAGAGGATCGCGCGGGCGGCTCGCGGCGTCGAGTTCTGTAAGGACGGCCGTTGGGTAACGAGAGGTCCGTTCGAGGAGGGGCTCGGCGGTATCCACTCCGAAGCCGGGGAGGCCATCCTCGGCGAGGAGGAAAACGTGCCGTTCGCCGTAGCTGATCACGCCTCCCGTCATGATCCGGCGCGGGTGCTGCGCGAGATCGGCGCCAAGCGGGATCTGCTGCGCGTCGCCAAGGCCGCTCGCGACTACCACGAGACGTTCACCAGCGGCTTCGCCTCCGCACTGGAGGGGACGCTGCGCCTGTTCGCTCTGGCCTATGCGGACCGGCCGGGCTACCGCGAGGAATGGCGGCCGTAG
- a CDS encoding type II toxin-antitoxin system prevent-host-death family antitoxin, producing the protein MPATTSAEIGVRELRATLSEVLNDTAVRGRITYVTSHGRRVAAIVPVPDAEAVETKRQAPPAES; encoded by the coding sequence ATGCCTGCGACCACAAGCGCCGAGATCGGGGTCCGCGAACTGCGCGCGACGCTGTCCGAAGTCCTGAACGACACCGCCGTGCGCGGCCGCATCACCTACGTGACCAGCCACGGCCGCCGCGTCGCCGCGATCGTGCCGGTGCCCGACGCGGAGGCCGTTGAGACGAAGAGGCAGGCGCCGCCCGCCGAGTCCTGA